A window from Citrus sinensis cultivar Valencia sweet orange chromosome 5, DVS_A1.0, whole genome shotgun sequence encodes these proteins:
- the LOC102622311 gene encoding ankyrin repeat-containing protein NPR4-like, with product MCHKLHMMLWNGLMHLAPSIKVIHKEKVRNMQAVEIVRIICKGVIWNDPQNQQLLKKAFFKAATLGISKFVQEIIAAYKGSVYWEDENKHTIFHVAVLHRRAEVFNLIYSSTFKSNWLGSNDNIRNNILHFGGKLVPSSEVAGAALQMQRKLEWFKAVENLVHPFLREAVNNEQTPREVFTEEHKELVKEGEKWMKETATACSVVAAFIITVMFAAAFTVPGGNDSRGIPNFLHESSFIIFAVSDALSLFSSIISVLMFLGILTSRYSEEDFLLSLPRKLIIGLITMFFSIASMMVSFGATIYLVLFSTWKWVFIPITLVGCVPVTLFALLQFPLLFDMYSSTYGRGIFGRK from the exons ATGTGTCATAAACTCCATATGATGCTCTGGAATGGCCTCATGCATCTAG CCCCTAGCATCAAAGTAATACATAAAGAAAAAGTGAGGAATATGCAAGCAGTTGAAATAGTTAGAATCATCTGTAAAGGAGTGATTTGGAATGATCCTCAAAACCAACAACTATTAAAGAAGGCGTTCTTCAAAGCTGCAACATTGGGGATTTCAAAGTTTGTCCAAGAAATTATTGCGGCCTATAAGGGTTCTGTTTATTGGGAGGATGAAAATAAACATACTATATTTCATGTTGCAGTTTTGCATCGTCGCGCAGAAGTTTTTAATCTCATATATAGCTCCACTTTCAAATCGAACTGGCTGGGTAGTAATGACAATATTCGCAACAACATCCTGCATTTTGGGGGGAAGTTGGTACCGTCAAGTGAAGTGGCAGGTGCAGCATTGCAGATGCAGCGGAAGTTGGAATGGTTCAAG GCAGTAGAAAATCTTGTCCATCCATTCTTGCGAGAAGCTGTAAATAATGAGCAAACTCCTAGAGAGGTTTTTACCGAAGAACACAAGGAATTAGTAAAAGAAGGAGAAAAATGGATGAAGGAAACAGCTACGGCTTGTTCTGTCGTAGCTGCTTTCATAATCACTGTGATGTTCGCTGCAGCTTTCACTGTACCGGGTGGCAATGACAGCCGAGGAATACCAAATTTCTTGCATGAATCATCTTTCATAATATTTGCCGTCTCGGATGCTCTTTCACTATTTTCTTCCATCATTTCAGTTCTAATGTTCTTGGGAATCCTTACTTCGCGCTACTCAGAAGAAGATTTTCTGTTGTCGTTACCAAGGAAGTTAATTATTGGCCTTATCACCATGTTCTTTTCTATTGCAAGCATGATGGTATCCTTTGGTGCAACCATTTACTTAGTTCTTTTTAGTACATGGAAGTGGGTTTTTATTCCAATTACCCTTGTTGGATGCGTGCCTGTCACCTTGTTTGCATTGTTGCAGTTTCCTCTTTTGTTTGATATGTACTCATCTACTTATGGTCGCGGTATCTTTGGCAGAAAGTGA